DNA sequence from the Candidatus Hydrogenedentota bacterium genome:
GCGCCGAAATGCCCAGTAGTCGGAACGGGCGCCTCAGCAGCGACAGAAACTCGGCGCGCCATCGCAGCATGCAGATTGCCGTGAGCATGATGCTCCCGCTCACGTAGCGCACGAACGACTGCGTCACCGGATCGAAGTCGGCGCTGCACAGGCGAATAAAGATGGGCGCGAGGGACCAACCCACGCATGCGAGTATCAGTGCCGTCGCGGCGCGGACGGACCATCGGGTGTGCCGGGACGTCTGCATACTCAAGATGGACTAATGCGCGCCCAACAACCACTCGAATTCGATGCGTGTCCCCGCCTCGACTGACCCAACGCCGGGCTCGAACCGCAGGAGGGCGTTCGCAGTCGCCGCCGCGTACATGTCCGCGGAGCCGCGCCCCACCAGCGGCGTAACGCGCCACGCTGCGTCGCGATGCTCCGCGCGCGCCAACTGGAACAGCGTGCGGGGACCTTTCACTGTAAACGAAGCGGCCAGTACGCCCTCGATTCGCGGGGGTACAGGGTCGCAGTGCATGAACTTTCGCAGCGCGGGAGCAACGTAACGGTGGAACCCGAGATGGCACGACAACGGATTGCCCGGCAATCCGAAAATCAACTGCTTATCGCGTGTCGCAAAGAAGATGGGTTTACCGGGGCGCTGCGTAACCTTGTGAAAGACCGGCGTCGCGCCGAACTCGCACAGCGCATCGGGTACGCTGTCGTACTTTCCCGCTGACACCGCCCCCGTGAGGACGATGAAATCCGTGTCAGCGGCTCGCGCTAATGCCGTGCGCAATTCGTCCATCGTGTCCTTTGCATGAATGACGAGCGTGGGGGAGACGCCCAGCGCCTGCGCCATCGCCGTCAGCATTGGCCCGTTTGAATTGCGAATCTGCGACGGTCCCGGAGTCTCGTTCGGTGGTACCAATTCGTCCCCTGTCGTAATGATCGCGAGGCGCGGCGTTGAATACGCCAACACGGATTCGATGCCAAATGTAACTATCGACGCAAGTGCAAGCGGGGTTATTGTGTCGCCCACACGCAAGACGGTCGCGCCTTTCGCACACTCCGTGCCCCGACGTGTAATGTTCTGACCAATCGTGATTTCGCGTGGAAGTGTGACCGCATCGCCCTCGCGCGTCACGTCTTCCTTCGGGACCACCGCTTCCGTTCCGGCGGGACACGGCGCCCCCGTCATGATCTCGATGGCCGTTCCGGCAACTAGAACACCCGCTACTGTGCCGCCTGCCGCAACCTCACCTGCAACGCGGACCCGTTCTCCGGCGTCTGCAACGCATACGCAATAGCCGTCCATCATTGAACGATCAAACGGGGGATAGTCCGCGTCGGCGGCTATGTCCTCCGCAACTGTCCACCCTACGGCCGCGTGGACCGAATTTCGGCGGGGACCCATGGGAGCTGAATGATGGAGCACGAGTGCCAGGGCGTTATCGGGATCGATTAGGGTGCGCATCGAGTCTAGTTGTCTGAACTGCTTGCCAATTCAGACAATACTATCGACTTAAGTTGGGGCAAATCGTTCTCCACTATTTGCCATATGATTTCCAGGTCTACATGCATGTACCGATGGATCAAATGGTCGCGAAGTGCGCCAATGCGGCGCCACGGTATCTCTGAGTGACGGTTCTTCACCTCGGCAGACAGGCGTTTGGACGCTTCACCGATAATCTCGAACTGGCGAATAGACGCATCTTGCACGTGCGGCGTATTCTTGAAAACCTCGCGTCCATCGGCCGTGTAGGACTCGATCCGCGTTATGGCGTCGCGGATATGTTCGAGATACAGCCGGTCGTTCGTCAAAGAACCACGGCCTCACGCAACACCTGTCCGCGCATGTACGGACTTAGGCCTGCCGCAGTCAGCACGTCCACATGAACCCGCAGTTCATCTTCCAAATCCTGCTCTATCGCGATCAAGTCCACTAGGCTGCGCCCCGGTTCCATGTCGACGAGAATATCGATGTCGCTTTCCGGAGTCGCCTTCCCCGATACTACCGAGCCAAATACCCGGACATTGCGGGCGCCATATCTGGCCGTCACGCGCAATATCGTGTCGCGCTGCGCGTTCGTGAGCGCGATTCCAGTTGCGATTCCCAAGGGGAACACTCCTACGCGAACAATTCCATAATCGGCACGCCCTTCGCATCTTTGGTGACGTAGAACGGACGGTCTTCGATCGTATAGCCGAGGTTCGGGGGGATTCCCATCGCGTGGTACATCGTCGCGTGCAGATCGGTTGTCGATATAGGGTTCTCGATCGAGCCGCACGGCCGTTCGTCCGCTGTCTTCCCGTAGAGGAAGCCCTTCTTGATGCCGCCGCCGAAGAGCACGACGGAACCCGCGTCCGTGAAGTGCCGGTGCATGCCGTAGTGTTTCATCTCCGTGATAATCGGCGGCACTTCCACCTGGTTCTTCACCGGCGCGCCCGGCTTGCCCTCGGTCAACATGTCGCGGCTGAATTCGGTCGCGATTACGATGAGGGTGCGGTCGAGCAGGCCGCGCTCTTCGAGGTCGAGCACCAACTGCGTCACGGGCGCGTCGATCATCTTTTTCAGATCGACCATGCGCGTGTGGCCGTCCTCGTGCGTGTCCCAATACTTGAACGGAATGTATTCTGACGTCACTTCGATGAACCGCGCGCCTGCCTCGGTCAACCGCCGCGCGAGCAAACAGCCCAACCCAAACTTGCCGGTGTTGTACTTGTCGTACGATTCCTTCGGTTCGAGCGACAGGTCGAACGCCTTGGCCGCGGGCGACGTAAGCAACCGGTGTGCGTTCTCGATCGAGCGCAGCATCGAATCCTTTTGATACCCGCTGGCGATGTCCCCCAGCGGGCTTTCTTCCATTAACTGTTTGTATGCGGCGTGACGCGCCTGGAAGCGCTCCTGCGTCATGCCCGCGGGCGGCTGGACGCTGGCCTGCGCCGTTTCCGGGTTCGGAACGAAGAACGGTCCGAATTCGCTGCCAAGGAACCCCGCCGTATGGAACGCCTTCAGCTCTTCGCCTTCGCCATTGTCGAACCCCTGGCCGATGTCGATGAACGCCGGCACGTCCGGGTTTCGCGGGCCGAGCGCCTTCGCGATCATCGAACCGATGTGCGGCGCGGCGACAGACAGTGGCGG
Encoded proteins:
- a CDS encoding nucleotidyltransferase family protein, with the translated sequence MATGIALTNAQRDTILRVTARYGARNVRVFGSVVSGKATPESDIDILVDMEPGRSLVDLIAIEQDLEDELRVHVDVLTAAGLSPYMRGQVLREAVVL
- a CDS encoding DUF86 domain-containing protein, encoding MTNDRLYLEHIRDAITRIESYTADGREVFKNTPHVQDASIRQFEIIGEASKRLSAEVKNRHSEIPWRRIGALRDHLIHRYMHVDLEIIWQIVENDLPQLKSIVLSELASSSDN
- a CDS encoding molybdopterin molybdotransferase MoeA, whose product is MRTLIDPDNALALVLHHSAPMGPRRNSVHAAVGWTVAEDIAADADYPPFDRSMMDGYCVCVADAGERVRVAGEVAAGGTVAGVLVAGTAIEIMTGAPCPAGTEAVVPKEDVTREGDAVTLPREITIGQNITRRGTECAKGATVLRVGDTITPLALASIVTFGIESVLAYSTPRLAIITTGDELVPPNETPGPSQIRNSNGPMLTAMAQALGVSPTLVIHAKDTMDELRTALARAADTDFIVLTGAVSAGKYDSVPDALCEFGATPVFHKVTQRPGKPIFFATRDKQLIFGLPGNPLSCHLGFHRYVAPALRKFMHCDPVPPRIEGVLAASFTVKGPRTLFQLARAEHRDAAWRVTPLVGRGSADMYAAATANALLRFEPGVGSVEAGTRIEFEWLLGAH
- a CDS encoding DUF1501 domain-containing protein; the protein is MRTNLNRRDFIKTASAATLGALAASAPRRVLADEYGKPFHGTADTMIVLWMGGGMASTETFDPKRYTPYEKDLNPDRVLSTFPAIDTAVDNIKISEGLERIGGIMDRGTLIRTYKAADLGFILHSRHQYHWHTGYEPPLSVAAPHIGSMIAKALGPRNPDVPAFIDIGQGFDNGEGEELKAFHTAGFLGSEFGPFFVPNPETAQASVQPPAGMTQERFQARHAAYKQLMEESPLGDIASGYQKDSMLRSIENAHRLLTSPAAKAFDLSLEPKESYDKYNTGKFGLGCLLARRLTEAGARFIEVTSEYIPFKYWDTHEDGHTRMVDLKKMIDAPVTQLVLDLEERGLLDRTLIVIATEFSRDMLTEGKPGAPVKNQVEVPPIITEMKHYGMHRHFTDAGSVVLFGGGIKKGFLYGKTADERPCGSIENPISTTDLHATMYHAMGIPPNLGYTIEDRPFYVTKDAKGVPIMELFA